The following proteins are encoded in a genomic region of Oncorhynchus keta strain PuntledgeMale-10-30-2019 unplaced genomic scaffold, Oket_V2 Un_contig_16315_pilon_pilon, whole genome shotgun sequence:
- the LOC127919312 gene encoding uncharacterized protein LOC127919312 isoform X7: MHTHTHTGHTQTHTLTLTHTHSGHSDWTHTHTHILVFSKNICHSGHQSRTSGCLSVSGPQVLEQLLSQFYLPVKSVSGPQVLEQLLSQFYLPVKSVSGPQVLKQLLSQFYLPVKSVSGPQVLKQLLSQFYLPVKSVSGPQILSQFYLPVKSVSGPQVLKQLLSQLYLPVKSVSGPQVLEQLLSQFYLPVKSVSGPQVLEQHLSQFYLPVKSVSGPQVLKQLLSQLYLPVKSVSGPQVLEQLLSQFYLPVKSVSGSQVLEQLLSQFYLPVKSVSGPQILSQLYMPVKSVSGPQVLEQHLSQFYLPVKSVSGPQVLKQLLSQLYLPVKSVSGSQVLEQLLSQFYLSVESVSGSQVLEQLLSQFYLSVESVSGPQVLEQLLSQFYLSVESVSGPQVLEQLLSQFYLSVKSVSGPQVLEQLLSQFYLPVKSST; encoded by the exons atgcacacacacacacacactggacacacacagacacacacactgacactcacacacacacatagtggacactcagactggacacacacacacacacacatattggtgTTTTCAAAAAACATATGCCATTCAGGGCACCAGTCTAGGACCAGTGGTTGCttatcagtttctggaccacaggttctagaacagcttctatcccagttctatctgcctgttaaatcagtttctggaccacaggttctagaacagcttctatcccagttctatctgcctgttaaatcagtttctggaccacag gttctaaaacagcttctatcccagttctatctgcctgttaaatccgtTTCTGGTCCACAggttctaaaacagcttctatcccagttctatctgcctgttaaatcagtttctggaccacagattctatcccagttctatctgcctgttaaatccgtttctggaccacaggttctaaaacagcttctatcccagttatatctgcctgttaaatcagtttctggaccacaggttctcgaacagcttctatcccagttctatctgcctgttaaatcagtttctggaccacaggttctagaacagcatctatcccagttctatctgcctgttaaatccgtttctggaccacaggttctaaaacagcttctatcccagttatatctgcctgttaaatcagtttctggaccacaggttctcgaacagcttctatcccagttctatctgcctgttaaatcagtttctggatcacaggttctagaacagcttctatcccagttctatctgcctgttaaatcagtttctggaccacagatTCTATCCCAGCTCTAtatgcctgttaaatcagtttctggaccacaggttctagaacagcatctatcccagttctatctgcctgttaaatccgtttctggaccacaggttctaaaacagcttctatcccagttatATCTGCccgttaaatcagtttctggatcacaggttctagaacagcttctgtcccagttctatctgtcTGTTGAATCAGTTTCTggatcacaggttctagaacagcttctatcccagttctatctgtctgttgaatcagtttctggaccacaggttctagaacagcttctatcccagttctatctgtctgttgaatcagtttctggaccacaggttctagaacagcttctatcccagttctatctgtctgttaaatcagtttctggaccacaggttctagaacagcttctatcccagttctatctgcctgttaaatcatcAACCTAA
- the LOC127919312 gene encoding uncharacterized protein LOC127919312 isoform X6, translated as MHTHTHTGHTQTHTLTLTHTHSGHSDWTHTHTHILVFSKNICHSGHQSRTSGCLSVSGPQVLEQLLSQFYLPVKSVSGPQVLEQLLSQFYLPVKSVSGPQVLEQLLSQFYLPVKSVSGPQILSQLYMPVKSVSGPQVLEQHLSQFYLPVKSVSGPQVLKQLLSQFYLPVKSVSGPQVLKQLLSQFYLPVKSVSGPQILSQFYLPVKSVSGPQVLKQLLSQLYLPVKSVSGPQVLEQLLSQFYLPVKSVSGPQVLEQHLSQFYLPVKSVSGPQVLKQLLSQLYLPVKSVSGPQVLEQLLSQFYLPVKSVSGSQVLEQLLSQFYLPVKSVSGPQILSQLYMPVKSVSGPQVLEQHLSQFYLPVKSVSGPQVLKQLLSQLYLPVKSVSGSQVLEQLLSQFYLSVESVSGSQVLEQLLSQFYLSVESVSGPQVLEQLLSQFYLSVESVSGPQVLEQLLSQFYLSVKSVSGPQVLEQLLSQFYLPVKSST; from the exons atgcacacacacacacacactggacacacacagacacacacactgacactcacacacacacatagtggacactcagactggacacacacacacacacacatattggtgTTTTCAAAAAACATATGCCATTCAGGGCACCAGTCTAGGACCAGTGGTTGCttatcagtttctggaccacaggttctagaacagcttctatcccagttctatctgcctgttaaatcagtttctggaccacaggttctagaacagcttctatcccagttctatctgcctgttaaatcagtttctggaccacag gttctagaacagcttctatcccagttctatctgcctgttaaatcagtttctggaccacagatTCTATCCCAGCTCTAtatgcctgttaaatcagtttctggaccacaggttctagaacagcatctttcccagttctatctgcctgttaaatccgtttctggaccacaggttctaaaacagcttctatcccagttctatctgcctgttaaatccgtTTCTGGTCCACAggttctaaaacagcttctatcccagttctatctgcctgttaaatcagtttctggaccacagattctatcccagttctatctgcctgttaaatccgtttctggaccacaggttctaaaacagcttctatcccagttatatctgcctgttaaatcagtttctggaccacaggttctcgaacagcttctatcccagttctatctgcctgttaaatcagtttctggaccacaggttctagaacagcatctatcccagttctatctgcctgttaaatccgtttctggaccacaggttctaaaacagcttctatcccagttatatctgcctgttaaatcagtttctggaccacaggttctcgaacagcttctatcccagttctatctgcctgttaaatcagtttctggatcacaggttctagaacagcttctatcccagttctatctgcctgttaaatcagtttctggaccacagatTCTATCCCAGCTCTAtatgcctgttaaatcagtttctggaccacaggttctagaacagcatctatcccagttctatctgcctgttaaatccgtttctggaccacaggttctaaaacagcttctatcccagttatATCTGCccgttaaatcagtttctggatcacaggttctagaacagcttctgtcccagttctatctgtcTGTTGAATCAGTTTCTggatcacaggttctagaacagcttctatcccagttctatctgtctgttgaatcagtttctggaccacaggttctagaacagcttctatcccagttctatctgtctgttgaatcagtttctggaccacaggttctagaacagcttctatcccagttctatctgtctgttaaatcagtttctggaccacaggttctagaacagcttctatcccagttctatctgcctgttaaatcatcAACCTAA
- the LOC127919312 gene encoding uncharacterized protein LOC127919312 isoform X13: MHTHTHTGHTQTHTLTLTHTHSGHSDWTHTHTHILVFSKNICHSGHQSRTSGCLSVSGPQVLEQLLSQFYLPVKSVSGPQVLEQLLSQFYLPVKSVSGPQVLELLLSQFYLPVKSVSGPQVLELLLSQFYLPVKSVSGPQVLEQLLSQFYLPVKSVSGSQVLEQLLSQFYLPVKSVSGPQILSQLYMPVKSVSGPQVLEQHLSQFYLPVKSVSGPQVLKQLLSQLYLPVKSVSGSQVLEQLLSQFYLSVESVSGSQVLEQLLSQFYLSVESVSGPQVLEQLLSQFYLSVESVSGPQVLEQLLSQFYLSVKSVSGPQVLEQLLSQFYLPVKSST, translated from the exons atgcacacacacacacacactggacacacacagacacacacactgacactcacacacacacatagtggacactcagactggacacacacacacacacacatattggtgTTTTCAAAAAACATATGCCATTCAGGGCACCAGTCTAGGACCAGTGGTTGCttatcagtttctggaccacaggttctagaacagcttctatcccagttctatctgcctgttaaatcagtttctggaccacaggttctagaacagcttctatcccagttctatctgcctgttaaatcagtttctggaccacaggttctagaactgcttctatcccagttctatctgcctgttaaatcagtttctggaccacaggttctagaactgcttctatcccagttctatctgcctgttaaatcagtttctggaccacag gttctcgaacagcttctatcccagttctatctgcctgttaaatcagtttctggatcacaggttctagaacagcttctatcccagttctatctgcctgttaaatcagtttctggaccacagatTCTATCCCAGCTCTAtatgcctgttaaatcagtttctggaccacaggttctagaacagcatctatcccagttctatctgcctgttaaatccgtttctggaccacaggttctaaaacagcttctatcccagttatATCTGCccgttaaatcagtttctggatcacaggttctagaacagcttctgtcccagttctatctgtcTGTTGAATCAGTTTCTggatcacaggttctagaacagcttctatcccagttctatctgtctgttgaatcagtttctggaccacaggttctagaacagcttctatcccagttctatctgtctgttgaatcagtttctggaccacaggttctagaacagcttctatcccagttctatctgtctgttaaatcagtttctggaccacaggttctagaacagcttctatcccagttctatctgcctgttaaatcatcAACCTAA
- the LOC127919312 gene encoding uncharacterized protein LOC127919312 isoform X3, with product MHTHTHTGHTQTHTLTLTHTHSGHSDWTHTHTHILVFSKNICHSGHQSRTSGCLSVSGPQVLEQLLSQFYLPVKSVSGPQVLEQLLSQFYLPVKSVSGPQVLELLLSQFYLPVKSVSGPQVLELLLSQFYLPVKSVSGPQVLEQLLSQFYLPVKSVSGPQILSQLYMPVKSVSGPQVLEQHLSQFYLPVKSVSGPQVLKQLLSQFYLPVKSVSGPQVLKQLLSQFYLPVKSVSGPQILSQFYLPVKSVSGPQVLKQLLSQLYLPVKSVSGPQVLEQLLSQFYLPVKSVSGPQVLEQHLSQFYLPVKSVSGPQVLKQLLSQLYLPVKSVSGPQVLEQLLSQFYLPVKSVSGSQVLEQLLSQFYLPVKSVSGPQILSQLYMPVKSVSGPQVLEQHLSQFYLPVKSVSGPQVLKQLLSQLYLPVKSVSGSQVLEQLLSQFYLSVESVSGSQVLEQLLSQFYLSVESVSGPQVLEQLLSQFYLSVESVSGPQVLEQLLSQFYLSVKSVSGPQVLEQLLSQFYLPVKSST from the exons atgcacacacacacacacactggacacacacagacacacacactgacactcacacacacacatagtggacactcagactggacacacacacacacacacatattggtgTTTTCAAAAAACATATGCCATTCAGGGCACCAGTCTAGGACCAGTGGTTGCttatcagtttctggaccacaggttctagaacagcttctatcccagttctatctgcctgttaaatcagtttctggaccacaggttctagaacagcttctatcccagttctatctgcctgttaaatcagtttctggaccacaggttctagaactgcttctatcccagttctatctgcctgttaaatcagtttctggaccacaggttctagaactgcttctatcccagttctatctgcctgttaaatcagtttctggaccacag gttctagaacagcttctatcccagttctatctgcctgttaaatcagtttctggaccacagatTCTATCCCAGCTCTAtatgcctgttaaatcagtttctggaccacaggttctagaacagcatctttcccagttctatctgcctgttaaatccgtttctggaccacaggttctaaaacagcttctatcccagttctatctgcctgttaaatccgtTTCTGGTCCACAggttctaaaacagcttctatcccagttctatctgcctgttaaatcagtttctggaccacagattctatcccagttctatctgcctgttaaatccgtttctggaccacaggttctaaaacagcttctatcccagttatatctgcctgttaaatcagtttctggaccacaggttctcgaacagcttctatcccagttctatctgcctgttaaatcagtttctggaccacaggttctagaacagcatctatcccagttctatctgcctgttaaatccgtttctggaccacaggttctaaaacagcttctatcccagttatatctgcctgttaaatcagtttctggaccacaggttctcgaacagcttctatcccagttctatctgcctgttaaatcagtttctggatcacaggttctagaacagcttctatcccagttctatctgcctgttaaatcagtttctggaccacagatTCTATCCCAGCTCTAtatgcctgttaaatcagtttctggaccacaggttctagaacagcatctatcccagttctatctgcctgttaaatccgtttctggaccacaggttctaaaacagcttctatcccagttatATCTGCccgttaaatcagtttctggatcacaggttctagaacagcttctgtcccagttctatctgtcTGTTGAATCAGTTTCTggatcacaggttctagaacagcttctatcccagttctatctgtctgttgaatcagtttctggaccacaggttctagaacagcttctatcccagttctatctgtctgttgaatcagtttctggaccacaggttctagaacagcttctatcccagttctatctgtctgttaaatcagtttctggaccacaggttctagaacagcttctatcccagttctatctgcctgttaaatcatcAACCTAA
- the LOC127919312 gene encoding uncharacterized protein LOC127919312 isoform X8, with amino-acid sequence MHTHTHTGHTQTHTLTLTHTHSGHSDWTHTHTHILVFSKNICHSGHQSRTSGCLSVSGPQVLEQLLSQFYLPVKSVSGPQVLKQLLSQFYLPVKSVSGPQVLKQLLSQFYLPVKSVSGPQILSQFYLPVKSVSGPQVLKQLLSQLYLPVKSVSGPQVLEQLLSQFYLPVKSVSGPQVLEQHLSQFYLPVKSVSGPQVLKQLLSQLYLPVKSVSGPQVLEQLLSQFYLPVKSVSGSQVLEQLLSQFYLPVKSVSGPQILSQLYMPVKSVSGPQVLEQHLSQFYLPVKSVSGPQVLKQLLSQLYLPVKSVSGSQVLEQLLSQFYLSVESVSGSQVLEQLLSQFYLSVESVSGPQVLEQLLSQFYLSVESVSGPQVLEQLLSQFYLSVKSVSGPQVLEQLLSQFYLPVKSST; translated from the exons atgcacacacacacacacactggacacacacagacacacacactgacactcacacacacacatagtggacactcagactggacacacacacacacacacatattggtgTTTTCAAAAAACATATGCCATTCAGGGCACCAGTCTAGGACCAGTGGTTGCttatcagtttctggaccacaggttctagaacagcttctatcccagttctatctgcctgttaaatcagtttctggaccacag gttctaaaacagcttctatcccagttctatctgcctgttaaatccgtTTCTGGTCCACAggttctaaaacagcttctatcccagttctatctgcctgttaaatcagtttctggaccacagattctatcccagttctatctgcctgttaaatccgtttctggaccacaggttctaaaacagcttctatcccagttatatctgcctgttaaatcagtttctggaccacaggttctcgaacagcttctatcccagttctatctgcctgttaaatcagtttctggaccacaggttctagaacagcatctatcccagttctatctgcctgttaaatccgtttctggaccacaggttctaaaacagcttctatcccagttatatctgcctgttaaatcagtttctggaccacaggttctcgaacagcttctatcccagttctatctgcctgttaaatcagtttctggatcacaggttctagaacagcttctatcccagttctatctgcctgttaaatcagtttctggaccacagatTCTATCCCAGCTCTAtatgcctgttaaatcagtttctggaccacaggttctagaacagcatctatcccagttctatctgcctgttaaatccgtttctggaccacaggttctaaaacagcttctatcccagttatATCTGCccgttaaatcagtttctggatcacaggttctagaacagcttctgtcccagttctatctgtcTGTTGAATCAGTTTCTggatcacaggttctagaacagcttctatcccagttctatctgtctgttgaatcagtttctggaccacaggttctagaacagcttctatcccagttctatctgtctgttgaatcagtttctggaccacaggttctagaacagcttctatcccagttctatctgtctgttaaatcagtttctggaccacaggttctagaacagcttctatcccagttctatctgcctgttaaatcatcAACCTAA
- the LOC127919312 gene encoding uncharacterized protein LOC127919312 isoform X9 produces the protein MHTHTHTGHTQTHTLTLTHTHSGHSDWTHTHTHILVFSKNICHSGHQSRTSGCLSVSGPQVLEQLLSQFYLPVKSVSGPQVLEQLLSQFYLPVKSVSGPQVLELLLSQFYLPVKSVSGPQVLELLLSQFYLPVKSVSGPQVLEQLLSQFYLPVKSVSGPQVLEQHLSQFYLPVKSVSGPQVLKQLLSQLYLPVKSVSGPQVLEQLLSQFYLPVKSVSGSQVLEQLLSQFYLPVKSVSGPQILSQLYMPVKSVSGPQVLEQHLSQFYLPVKSVSGPQVLKQLLSQLYLPVKSVSGSQVLEQLLSQFYLSVESVSGSQVLEQLLSQFYLSVESVSGPQVLEQLLSQFYLSVESVSGPQVLEQLLSQFYLSVKSVSGPQVLEQLLSQFYLPVKSST, from the exons atgcacacacacacacacactggacacacacagacacacacactgacactcacacacacacatagtggacactcagactggacacacacacacacacacatattggtgTTTTCAAAAAACATATGCCATTCAGGGCACCAGTCTAGGACCAGTGGTTGCttatcagtttctggaccacaggttctagaacagcttctatcccagttctatctgcctgttaaatcagtttctggaccacaggttctagaacagcttctatcccagttctatctgcctgttaaatcagtttctggaccacaggttctagaactgcttctatcccagttctatctgcctgttaaatcagtttctggaccacaggttctagaactgcttctatcccagttctatctgcctgttaaatcagtttctggaccacag gttctcgaacagcttctatcccagttctatctgcctgttaaatcagtttctggaccacaggttctagaacagcatctatcccagttctatctgcctgttaaatccgtttctggaccacaggttctaaaacagcttctatcccagttatatctgcctgttaaatcagtttctggaccacaggttctcgaacagcttctatcccagttctatctgcctgttaaatcagtttctggatcacaggttctagaacagcttctatcccagttctatctgcctgttaaatcagtttctggaccacagatTCTATCCCAGCTCTAtatgcctgttaaatcagtttctggaccacaggttctagaacagcatctatcccagttctatctgcctgttaaatccgtttctggaccacaggttctaaaacagcttctatcccagttatATCTGCccgttaaatcagtttctggatcacaggttctagaacagcttctgtcccagttctatctgtcTGTTGAATCAGTTTCTggatcacaggttctagaacagcttctatcccagttctatctgtctgttgaatcagtttctggaccacaggttctagaacagcttctatcccagttctatctgtctgttgaatcagtttctggaccacaggttctagaacagcttctatcccagttctatctgtctgttaaatcagtttctggaccacaggttctagaacagcttctatcccagttctatctgcctgttaaatcatcAACCTAA
- the LOC127919312 gene encoding uncharacterized protein LOC127919312 isoform X11, translated as MHTHTHTGHTQTHTLTLTHTHSGHSDWTHTHTHILVFSKNICHSGHQSRTSGCLSVSGPQVLEQLLSQFYLPVKSVSGPQVLEQLLSQFYLPVKSVSGPQVLEQHLSQFYLPVKSVSGPQVLKQLLSQLYLPVKSVSGPQVLEQLLSQFYLPVKSVSGSQVLEQLLSQFYLPVKSVSGPQILSQLYMPVKSVSGPQVLEQHLSQFYLPVKSVSGPQVLKQLLSQLYLPVKSVSGSQVLEQLLSQFYLSVESVSGSQVLEQLLSQFYLSVESVSGPQVLEQLLSQFYLSVESVSGPQVLEQLLSQFYLSVKSVSGPQVLEQLLSQFYLPVKSST; from the exons atgcacacacacacacacactggacacacacagacacacacactgacactcacacacacacatagtggacactcagactggacacacacacacacacacatattggtgTTTTCAAAAAACATATGCCATTCAGGGCACCAGTCTAGGACCAGTGGTTGCttatcagtttctggaccacaggttctagaacagcttctatcccagttctatctgcctgttaaatcagtttctggaccacag gttctcgaacagcttctatcccagttctatctgcctgttaaatcagtttctggaccacaggttctagaacagcatctatcccagttctatctgcctgttaaatccgtttctggaccacaggttctaaaacagcttctatcccagttatatctgcctgttaaatcagtttctggaccacaggttctcgaacagcttctatcccagttctatctgcctgttaaatcagtttctggatcacaggttctagaacagcttctatcccagttctatctgcctgttaaatcagtttctggaccacagatTCTATCCCAGCTCTAtatgcctgttaaatcagtttctggaccacaggttctagaacagcatctatcccagttctatctgcctgttaaatccgtttctggaccacaggttctaaaacagcttctatcccagttatATCTGCccgttaaatcagtttctggatcacaggttctagaacagcttctgtcccagttctatctgtcTGTTGAATCAGTTTCTggatcacaggttctagaacagcttctatcccagttctatctgtctgttgaatcagtttctggaccacaggttctagaacagcttctatcccagttctatctgtctgttgaatcagtttctggaccacaggttctagaacagcttctatcccagttctatctgtctgttaaatcagtttctggaccacaggttctagaacagcttctatcccagttctatctgcctgttaaatcatcAACCTAA
- the LOC127919312 gene encoding uncharacterized protein LOC127919312 isoform X15, with translation MHTHTHTGHTQTHTLTLTHTHSGHSDWTHTHTHILVFSKNICHSGHQSRTSGCLSVSGPQVLEQLLSQFYLPVKSVSGPQVLEQLLSQFYLPVKSVSGPQVLKQLLSQLYLPVKSVSGPQVLEQLLSQFYLPVKSVSGSQVLEQLLSQFYLPVKSVSGPQILSQLYMPVKSVSGPQVLEQHLSQFYLPVKSVSGPQVLKQLLSQLYLPVKSVSGSQVLEQLLSQFYLSVESVSGSQVLEQLLSQFYLSVESVSGPQVLEQLLSQFYLSVESVSGPQVLEQLLSQFYLSVKSVSGPQVLEQLLSQFYLPVKSST, from the exons atgcacacacacacacacactggacacacacagacacacacactgacactcacacacacacatagtggacactcagactggacacacacacacacacacatattggtgTTTTCAAAAAACATATGCCATTCAGGGCACCAGTCTAGGACCAGTGGTTGCttatcagtttctggaccacaggttctagaacagcttctatcccagttctatctgcctgttaaatcagtttctggaccacag gttctcgaacagcttctatcccagttctatctgcctgttaaatcagtttctggaccacag gttctaaaacagcttctatcccagttatatctgcctgttaaatcagtttctggaccacaggttctcgaacagcttctatcccagttctatctgcctgttaaatcagtttctggatcacaggttctagaacagcttctatcccagttctatctgcctgttaaatcagtttctggaccacagatTCTATCCCAGCTCTAtatgcctgttaaatcagtttctggaccacaggttctagaacagcatctatcccagttctatctgcctgttaaatccgtttctggaccacaggttctaaaacagcttctatcccagttatATCTGCccgttaaatcagtttctggatcacaggttctagaacagcttctgtcccagttctatctgtcTGTTGAATCAGTTTCTggatcacaggttctagaacagcttctatcccagttctatctgtctgttgaatcagtttctggaccacaggttctagaacagcttctatcccagttctatctgtctgttgaatcagtttctggaccacaggttctagaacagcttctatcccagttctatctgtctgttaaatcagtttctggaccacaggttctagaacagcttctatcccagttctatctgcctgttaaatcatcAACCTAA